The following DNA comes from Micromonospora chokoriensis.
GGTCGCGGAAGTCGTCCCGGAAGTCGTCGTCCGGCGCGCGGTCGGCCCACGGCGGGGCATCCTGCTGGATCAACACCTCGTCCATCGCGTCCGCGTCGGCGAACTCCGGCGGGAGGTCGGCGACGGCGGCGGCGGTCTCGGCGTGGGTCGGCACCTCGTCCCAGAGGACCTTGACGTGCCGCTGGTCGTCCAGCGCGACCCGGATCGGCAGGGTCTGGCCCAGCGACGGCCACTTGGAGACCGGCACCCGAGGTTCGATGATCTTCTTGGATCGTGGTGGCAGGCCGGGCGCGTCGATGACCAGTTGGAGTTCACAGCGGCCGAACGCGTACTGGGTGGGTGGTTCGGAGGCGCTGTGCACGTGCCCGACGCCGACCACCCAGGTGCGCCCGCCGCCGCGGACGGTCGCCAGGGCGATGGCCAGCACCAGCAGGGCGACCCCGAGAGCCACGATGGCCCAGCTGGTCATGCCCAGCCCGAAGAGGACGACGAAGGTGGCCACGGTGCCCAGCACCGTGCCGATCAGTTTGCGTACCGGCGCGATGGGCCGGTTCCCGCCATTCGCCACAGTGGACCTCCCGGGGGTCAGGGCCAGGCTAGGCCGGATCGGCCACCGGGGGAAAGACCGGCCGCCGCGCCGGCGCCGGGACCGGGTCGCTAGGCTGACCGTACCGATCTCAAGCGTGTAACGCGTACAGGAGGAACCCAGCGTGTCCACCAACAGCCCGGATGAGCGCAGCCTCGTTCTGATCAAGCCCGACGCGGTACGCCGCGGCCTGGTCGGCGAGGTCCTCTCCCGCTTCGAGCGCAAGGGGCTGCGGATCGACGCGATGGCGCACCGGACGATGGACGCGGCGCTCGCCGACGAGCACTACGCCGAGCACGTCGACAAGGCGTTCTACCCGCCGTTGAAGGACTTCATGACCGGCGGCCCGCTGGTCGCCCTGGTGCTCTCCGGTGACCAGGTCATCGACGTGGTCCGCGGGCTGGTCGGCGCGACCGACGGCCGGAAGGCCGCCGCCGGCACCATCCGCGGTGACCTGTCCCTGTCCAACCGGGAGAACCTGGTGCACGCCTCCGACTCTCCGGACAGCGCCAAGCGCGAGATCGCCCTCTGGTTCCCCGAGCTGGGCTGACCAGGCCTGCCGGGACGACCGTCGGGTTCAGCTGGTCGGCGGCAGCTTCGCCGGGTTGCCCACCACGTAGATGCCGGTGATCCGGCCGTCGGCCGCGGCGACGGTCAGCGCGTAACGGCTGCCGTCGGCGCGGGTGAGCAGGGCGGCGGGTTCGCCGTTCAGCTCCAGCCGGCGAAACGACCATTCCCGGGCGGGGCCGTAGATCCCGGCGAAGAAGCGGGCGACCCGGTCCGCCCCGTTGACCGGGTTGCGGGCGGCCCGTGCCCGGCCACCGCCGTCGTTCCACGCGGTGGCGTCCGCGGCGACCAGGTTGGTCAACGTCGCCAGGTCACCGTCGCGGGCGGCGGCGAGGAACGCGTCCAGCAGGCGCTCTCGCTCCGAGCGGCTGGCGGTGAACCGTCGCTGCTCCTGGCGTACCCGGGAAACCGCCCGGTGGTGCAACTGCCGGCAGTCCTCCGGGGTCCGGTCCAGGACCTCCGCGATCTCGGCGTACGGCAGGTCGAAGGCGGTGTGCAGGACGTACACGGCACGCTCCGGCGGGGTGAGCCGTTCCAGGACGTGCAGCAGCGCGGTGGAGAGCGAGTCGCGCAGCTCGGCGCGGTCCAGCGGTCCGAACGGCGAAGGCTCGGTCGGCACCGGCTCGGGCAGCCACGGCCCGACGTACGTCTCGCGGCTCGCCTGCCGCGCCCGCAGCCGGTCCAGGGCCAGCCGGGTGACGACCCGGGACAGGTAGCGGCGTGGCTCGGCCACCGTCGAGCGGTCCACGCCCAACCAGCGCAGGTACGCCTCCTGGAGCACGTCCTCGGCGTCGTGACGGCTGCCGAGCAGGCGGTACGCGAGCCCGAGCAGCATCGGCCGGTGCGCCTGGAGCGCACCGGCCGCCTGCCCCGCTTCGGTCGTCACACCTGCGCCGGAGGCTCCGAGCGCGTCGTCACGGCGATTCGGTTCCACACGTTGATTGTGGCAATGGCCAGGATCAGGTCGGCAAGTTCCTTCTCCGACCAGACCTTCGCGGCGGTGTCCCACACGTCGTCCGGCACGCCGTGCTCACCGAGCTTGGTGACCGCGTCGGTGAGCGCCAACGCGGCCCGCTCCCGCTCGTCGAAGAACGGCGCCTCCCGCCAGGCGGCCACCGCGAAGAGCCGCCGGCTCGACTCGCCGGCGCCGAGCGCCTCCCGGCTGTGCATGTCGACGCAGAACGCACACCCGTTGATCATCGACGCCCGCAGCTTGACCAGTTCCAGCACTGTGTGGTCGACGTTCGTCCGGACGTACTTCTCCAGCCCCAGCACGGCCTGGTACCCCTGTGGCGCGACCTCGGCCGCGTTCATCCGCTGCATGGCTACCTCCCTGATCGGTTCCGACACCGAGACGACGGATCGACCGGGGCCGGCTGTGACAGCCGCAGGTGTGAGCCCGCTCATGCCCGCACCGATTACTCGGCGGCGGGCCGGCGGGTGGGTCTTGTATCGTTGAGCACCGTAAGGCGATGACCCGGCCATCACCGGTGAGCCTCCGGAAGAACGGCCGGGCGACCGGCTCAGTAGAACCGGACGGGTGCGGCCCGTCACAGCCGGCAATGAGCGGGCGGTCGATCCTGACCGCCAAGCGGGGTGGTACCGCGGGCCACCCGGGGAGCGTCGTTCGAGGCGTACCCCGGAAGGTTCGTCCTCGCAGACCCACGAACAGTGAGCTGCGAGGAGAGCGACCCCCGATGGCCTATCCGTTGCACGACCCGACCGCCGCCGGTGTCCCGGCGAGCCCGGACCTGCCCGCGGTCGAGCGCCGGGTGCTGGAGCACTGGACGGCCGACAAGACCTTCGAGGCCAGCGTCGAGGCCCGTCCCGCCGGGACCGACGGCAAGAACGAGTACGTCTTCTACGACGGCCCGCCGTTCGCCAACGGCCTGCCGCACTACGGGCACCTGTTCACCGGGTACGTCAAGGACGTGGTGCCGCGCTACCAGACCATGCGGGGGCGGCACGTCGAGCGCCGCTTCGGGTGGGACTGTCACGGCCTGCCCGCCGAGGTGGTGGCGGAGAAGCAGCTCGGCATCACCAGCAAGGCGGAGATCATCGACCTGGGCGTGGCCCGGTTCAACGAGGCCTGCCGCACCTCGGTGCTGGAGTTCACCCAGGACTGGGAGCGGTACATCAACCGGCAGGCCCGCTGGGTCGACTTCACCAACGACTACAAGACCCTCGACCTGGACTACATGGAAAGCGTCATGTGGGCCTTCAAGACCCTGCACGACAAGGGTCTGATCTACGAGGGTTTCCGGGTGCTGGCGTACTGCTGGCGGTGCGAGACGCCGCTGTCGAACACCGAGACCCGGATGGACGACGTCTACCGGGACCGGCACGACCCGACGCTGTCGGTGTGGTTCGGGCTGACCGCCGACGAGTCCGCCCCGGAGCTGGTGCGTGGACCGGTCAAGCTGGGTGTCTGGACCACCACGCCGTGGACCCTGCCGTCGAACCTGGCGCTCGCCGTCGGCCCCGACATCGAGTACGCGGTGCTGGAGCGCGACGGGGACCGCTTCGTGGTCGGGGCCGCGCGGCTCGGCGCGTACGCCAAGGAGCTGGACGGGTACGAGCTCCTCGGCACGGTGTACGGCCGGGACCTGGTCGGACGTCGCTACACGCCGCTGTTCGACTTCCTCGTCGAGCAGGCTGGCGACAACGCCTACCAGGTGCTCGGCGCGGAGTTCGTCACCACCGAGGACGGCACCGGGATCGTGCACCTGGCCCCGGCGTTCGGCGAGGACGACCAGAACGTCTGCAACGCCGCCGGCATCCCCACCATCGTCACCGTCGACGACCACACCCGGTTCACCGCGCTTGTCCCGCCGTACCAGGGTGAGCAGGTCTTCGACGTCAACAAGCCGGTGATCCGGGAGCTGAAGGAGCGGGGGGTGGTGCTCAAGCAGGACACCTACACCCACTCGTACCCGCACTGCTGGCGCTGCGACACCCCACTGGTCTACAAGGCGGTGTCGTCGTGGTTCGTCGCGGTGACCCAGTTCCGGGACCGGATGGTCGAGCTGAACCAGGAGATCAACTGGACGCCGGGGCACATCAAGGACGGCTCGTTCGGCAAGTGGCTGGCCAACGCCCGGGACTGGTCGATCAGCCGCAACCGGTTCTGGGGCTCGCCCATCCCGGTGTGGAAGTCCGACGACCCGAACTACCCGCGACTGGACGTCTACGGATCGCTGGCGGACATCGAGCGGGACTTCGGGGTACGCCTGAGCGACCTGCACCGGCCGGCGGTGGACGACCTGGTCCGCCCCAACCCGGATGACCCGAGCGGTCAGTCGATGATGCGTCGGGTGCCGGAGGTGCTGGACTGCTGGTTCGAGTCCGGGTCGATGCCGTTCGCCCAGGTGCACTACCCGTTCGAGAACGCGGACTGGTTCGAGCACCACTACCCGGGTGACTTCATCGTCGAGTACATCGGGCAGACCCGTGGCTGGTTCTACACGATGCACGTGCTGGCCACCGCGCTGTTCGACAGGCCGGCGTTCCGCAACTGCCTGAGCCACGGCATCCTGCTCGGTTCGGACGGGCGCAAGATGTCCAAGAGCCTGCGCAACTACCCGGACGTCTACCACGTCTTCGACTCGTACGGGTCGGACGCGATGCGGTGGATGCTGATGTCCTCACCGGTGCTGCGGGGTGGGGACATGGCGGTGACGGAGACGCTCATCCGGGACGCGGTCCGGCAGGTGCTGCTGCCGCTGTGGAACGTCTGGTACTTCTTCACGCTCTACGCCAACGCCGACGGATACCGGGCCAAGCGGAAGACCGACGCTGAGCCGACCGGCGGCGCGGACGCCGCGGGCACCCTGCTGGACCGGTACATCCTGGCGAAGACGAACGAGCTGGTGTCGACTGTCAGCGCGCAGATGGACGCGTACGACATCTCCGGCGCCTGCGCGACCGTCCGGTCCTACCTGGACGCGCTCACCAACTGGTACGTGCGCCGGTCCCGGGACCGGTTTTGGTCCGGTGACGTCGACGCGTTCGACACGCTCTGGACCGTGCTGGAGACGCTCAGCCGGGTGGTGGCGCCGCTCGCGCCGCTGACCGCGGAGGAGATCTGGCGTGGCCTGACCGGTGAGCGGTCGGTGCACCTGACCGACTGGCCGTCGGCGGAGGAGTTCCCCGCCGACCACGATCTCGTGGCAGCGATGGACAACGTACGGGCGGTCGCGTCGGCGGCGCTGTCGTTGCGCAAGGCCAAGGGTCTGCGGGTGCGGCTGCCGCTGGCGAGCCTCACCGTGGCCTCGCCGGCGGCGGAGCAGCTGCGCCCGTTCGCCGACCTGGTCGCCGACGAGGTCAACGTGAAGGCGGTGGAGTTCAGCGCGGAGCTGTCCGCGTACTGCGAGCAGGTGTTGACGGTGGTGCCCCGGGCGCTCGGCCCGCGGGTCGGCAAGCAGGTGCAGCAGGTGATCAAGGCGGTGAAGGCGGGCGACTGGGAGCTGGTCGACGGCGCCCCGGTGGCCGCCGGTGTCACCCTCGCCGAAGGCGAGTACGAGCTGCGGCTGGTCGCCGCCGACGCCGAGCACTCCGCGCCCCTGCCGGGCGGTGAGGGTGTGGTGGTGCTGGACACCGAGGTGACCCCGGAGTTGGCCGCCGAGGGGTTGGCCCGCGACGTGGTGCGGGTGGTGCAGCAGGCCCGCCGGGACGCCGACCTGGACGTGTCGGACCGGATCGTGGTGTCGGTGTCGGCGTCCGAGGAGGTGCGCGCCGCCGTGTCGGCGTACGTCGACTTCGTCTCCGGCGAGGTGCTGGCCGACTCGGTGGACTTCGCCGAGGGGCTCGACGGTTTCGCCGGTGAGGTCGGCGAGGGCGAGCAGATCACGGTCACCGTCCGCCGGTCGTAACGCGCGGACGCGGACGCCTCCACACCTCCGTCTGCGGGGTGTGGAGGCGTCCGCTACGGTGACACCGCCTGCTCGCATTTCATCTGCCGGAGGACCAGTGCCGCTGCTCTACACCATCGGCAAGCTGACCGTGGGCCCCACGCTGCGGGTGGCGTTCCGCCCGACCGTGGAGGGTCTGGAACACGTGCCGGAGACCGGCGGCGCGATCTTCGCCGGCAACCACCTCTCGGTGGCCGACGAACTGTTCCTCGGCACGGTCGTGCCCCGACACCTGGCGTTCTGGGCCAAGTCGGAGTATTTCAACGGCACCGGGGTGAAGGGCGCGATCTCGAAGTTCGTCCTCACCGGCCTCGGCGCCATTCCCGTCGAGCGGGCCGGCGGCCGTGCCGCGCTGTCCGCGTTCGACGCGGCGATCCCGGCGCTCAAGGGCGGTGACCTGGTGGTGGTCTACCCGGAGGGCACCCGTTCGCCGGACGGCAAGCTCTATCGGGGCCGCACCGGCGCGGCCCGGCTGGCGATCGCCGCCGGTGTGCCGATCATCCCGGTCGGCATGATCGGCACGGACAAGGCGCAGCCGATCGGCGCCCGGGTGCCCCGCCCCGGCACTGCCAAGATCACCGTTCGCTTCGGCAAGCCGTTGGACTTCACCGGCCGACCGGACGACCGGACCTCGCTGCGGCAGATGACCGACGAGATGATGAGCGAGATCCAGAAGCTCACCGGCCAGGAGTACGTACCCCGCTACGCCCCGCCCCGCGCCCACCCGGACCCGACCCGCGACGCGTGACCCGTCGGCGGGCCTCACTTTCTGTGGTCGGCCTCTCGCGTTCGGTGGCCGGCGTTCGGCCATCGCCCGATGGAGTGTGTCGTCTGGGCGCGACCTGACGCGGCGTCACCGCCGACACGCCAGCGGTGCTGGTCGGCGGCCCGTGGTGTGGCTCAGCCTCGCTCAGGCTGGACAATCTGGATACGCAGAGTGTTCAGCAGGGTGGCGCTGTCGGTGACGGAGAGCCGGGTGAACACGCCGGTGGCGATGCTGCCGTGGTCGACCGAGGTGCAGACCACCACGTCGCTGCCGTCGGCCCGGCCGACGGCGCAACGCTCGTGCCGTCCCCGGACACCGGTGTCGACGGTCTCGGCCGCCGCCAGCGCGTACCGGTCGGCGAGTCGGCTGATCTCGGCCTCCGCGTCCGCCTCCGGGGTCAACCGGAACCCGGTGCCGCCGAAGAGGGTCACCCGCTTGCCGTTCGTCGTGGAGTAGACGCCGGCGAACGTGTCCTCGGCCAGCAGGTGCTCGTCGCGTACCTCGTTCTCCAGTTGCTTCGCGGTCTCCGCGCTCCGGTTGTCCTGACGCAGTGTGAGGTCCTCGATCTGCTCCGGCAGCGCCGCGCGGGCCGGGTACTGGGCCGAGATCGGGAAGCCGTAGTAGGCGGGGCAGCCGCAGCAGCACGCCAGCGTGAGCAGCAGCAGCCACGGCCAGCGGCGACGCCGACGGGCCGGCGCGTACCCCTTGGTGGTCGGCTGGCCCGGAGCGGGCGCCGCCGGTGGTGTGCTGGACCGGCCGCCGCGGCGCTGCTTCGGAGGCCTGGCCGGTGCGGGCGGCGGTGGAGGCGGCGACATCGGTCGGCTCGGCATCGTGGGCCTGGCGGCCGGCGGCGGCACCGGGGCGGCCGGCGGCGGCACCGGAGCGACCGGCGGCACCGGGTGCGACCCGACCGGGGGAGCGGGCGGACCGGACCACTGCCGAGTCGCCGGCGGCACCGGGTAGGGCGTCGTCGGGGGCAGCGGAGGCAACTCGGCGGAGGGCAGGTCCCAGCCGCCGGTGTCCACCCCGGCCCACGGGTCGACCGGGGTCTGGTGCTCCGGCGGCCCGACGGGCACGGCCTGCGGCGGCGTCGGCTCGGCCGACTCACCCCAGGCGGGTCGGCGCGGCAACGGGGGCGGCACCGAGGCCGAGCCGCTCCACCGGGGCGCGGGAACGTCCTCGGTGGCGGTGGCCTCCGGCTGGTCCGCCGGCTCCGGTCGGTCGGCAGCCGTGGGCTGCGTCGAGGGTTCCGGCTGGTCCGACGGTACGGGTGGGGAGGTCGGCTTGTCGGCGGCCGCCGGATCGCGGTCCGGCGGTGTGCCCGGGGTGCTCCCGTCGGCCGGCCGTGCTCCCGGCTGAGGCTCGGGCATCGCGGCAATCTCCTCTCGCGCCGGTCCGAGGTTAGTACCGCGTCGCCACCGCCGGACGGGCGCGTACCCTTGGGCATCATGAGTGCCCCGTCCTTGACGCCGCGCGCGGCCGCCACCCATTCGGTCTGGTCCCAGCTCGAGCCGCTGCTGCCCCAGGTCTCCAAGCCCATCCAGTACGTCGGGGGCGAGTTGGGCGCGGTCACCAAGGACTGGGATGCGGCAGCCGTGCGCTGGGCGTTGATGTATCCCGACGCGTACGAGGTGGGCCTGCCCAACCAGGGCGTGCAGATCCTCTACGAGGTGCTCAACGAGCTGCCCGACACCCTCGCCGAGCGGACGTACGCGGTCTGGCCGGACCTGGAGAACCTGATGCGTACGCACGGGGTGCCCCAGTTCACCGTCGACGCGCACCGGTCGGTCCGCAACTTCGACGTGTTCGGTCTCTCCTTCTCGACCGAGCTGGGCTACACCAACATGCTCACCGCGATCGACCTGGCCGGCATTCCGCTGCTGGCCGCCGACCGCACCGACGCCGACCCGGTGATCGTGGCCGGTGGGCACGCCGCGTTCAACCCGGAGCCGATCGCCGACTTCATCGACGCCGCGGTGCTCGGTGACGGCGAGGAAGCGGTTCTGGAGATCACCGCGATCGTCCGGGAGTGGAAGGCCGAGGGCTCCCCGGGTGGGCGTGACGAGCTGTTGTTGCGGCTCGCCCGCACCGAGAGCGTCTACGTGCCGCGCTTCTACGACGTCGACTACCTGCCGGACGGGCGCATCCAGCGGGTCGTGCCGAACCGGGCGGACGTGCCGTTCCGGGTGCACAAGCGCACGACGATGGACCTGGACGCCTGGCCGTACCCGAAGAAGCCCCTCGTGCCGCTGGCCGAGACGGTGCACGAGCGGTACGCGGTGGAGATCTTCCGGGGCTGCACCCGGGGCTGCCGGTTCTGCCAGGCGGGCATGATCACCCGTCCGGTGCGGGAGCGGTCGATCACCACGGTCGGGCAGATGGTCCGCGAGGGCCTGGAGTTCTCCGGCTTCTCCGAGGTGGGCCTGCTGTCGCTCTCCTCGGCGGACCACTCGGAGATCGGCGACATGTGCTCGGGCCTCGCCCAGCAGTACGAGGGCACCAACGTCTCGCTGTCGCTGCCCTCGACCCGGGTGGACGCCTTCAACATCGACCTCGCGCAGGAGCTGTCCCGCAACGGGCGGCGTACCGGTCTGACCTTCGCCCCGGAGGGCGGGTCCGAGCGGATCCGCAAGGTCATCAACAAGATGGTGTCGAAGGAAGACCTGATCCGCACCGTCGTCACCGCCTACAGCAACGGCTGGCGGCAGGTGAAGCTCTACTTCATGTGCGGCCTGCCCACCGAGACCGACGAGGACGTCCTCGAGATCGCGGAGATGGCGCACGAGGTGATCAGGGCCGGTCGGGCCGCCACCGGTTCCAAGGACATCCGCTGCACCGTCTCGATCGGCGGGTTCGTGCCGAAGCCGCACACCCCGTTCCAGTGGGCCGCCATGGAGCGTCCGGAGGTCATCGACCACCGACTCAAGATCCTCAAGCAGGCGATCAACTCGGACCGCTCGTTGGGCCGCGCCATCGGCTACCGCTACCACGACGGCGAGCCGTCGCTCATCGAAGGTCTGCTGTCCCGGGGCGACCGGCGGGTCGGCTCGGTCATCCGCAGGGTGTGGGAGAACGGCGGCCGGTTCGACGGGTGGAGCGAGCACTTCTCCTACCAGCGCTGGGTGGACGCGGCGGCCGAGACGCTGCCCGCGTTCGGGGTGGACCTCGACTGGTACACCACCCGGCAGCGCGAGGAGCTGGAGGTCCTGCCCTGGGACCATCTCGACTCGGGCCTCGACAAGGACTGGCTCTGGCAGGACTGGCAGGACTCGGTCAGCGGTTTCGAGCAGGACGACTGCCGGTGGACGCCCTGCTTCGACTGTGGAGTCTGCCCGTCGATGGACACCGAGATCCAGATCGGCCCCACCGGCAAGAAGTTGCTGCCGCTCACCCCGGTGGGTGGCAACGGCATGAAGGTGCCGACCGGCGGGGCCTGACCTCGCCGGCGGGGCGGCGCCCGGAGGCGCTGCCCGCTACTCTCCACTTCCGATGTCGTCCAACGGGTCCGCGTCTCGCGGGCCCGTTGGTGTCGGTCGGGCTCCGCGCCGCGTCACCGCCACCTGTGGGTGTGTGTCGACGGCGAACGGGGGCTGCCCCGACTTGGTCAGACTTCGATACGCTGCGTCTGACATGGACCGACCCGGCGGGTCGGGAACGGGGGAGGAATCGCATGGGGAGCATCCCGCCGCCGAGCACCGGCGATCTGCACGTCAGCGTCGAGGACCT
Coding sequences within:
- the sigJ gene encoding RNA polymerase sigma factor SigJ — protein: MEPNRRDDALGASGAGVTTEAGQAAGALQAHRPMLLGLAYRLLGSRHDAEDVLQEAYLRWLGVDRSTVAEPRRYLSRVVTRLALDRLRARQASRETYVGPWLPEPVPTEPSPFGPLDRAELRDSLSTALLHVLERLTPPERAVYVLHTAFDLPYAEIAEVLDRTPEDCRQLHHRAVSRVRQEQRRFTASRSERERLLDAFLAAARDGDLATLTNLVAADATAWNDGGGRARAARNPVNGADRVARFFAGIYGPAREWSFRRLELNGEPAALLTRADGSRYALTVAAADGRITGIYVVGNPAKLPPTS
- the ndk gene encoding nucleoside-diphosphate kinase, whose translation is MSTNSPDERSLVLIKPDAVRRGLVGEVLSRFERKGLRIDAMAHRTMDAALADEHYAEHVDKAFYPPLKDFMTGGPLVALVLSGDQVIDVVRGLVGATDGRKAAAGTIRGDLSLSNRENLVHASDSPDSAKREIALWFPELG
- a CDS encoding lysophospholipid acyltransferase family protein, with amino-acid sequence MPLLYTIGKLTVGPTLRVAFRPTVEGLEHVPETGGAIFAGNHLSVADELFLGTVVPRHLAFWAKSEYFNGTGVKGAISKFVLTGLGAIPVERAGGRAALSAFDAAIPALKGGDLVVVYPEGTRSPDGKLYRGRTGAARLAIAAGVPIIPVGMIGTDKAQPIGARVPRPGTAKITVRFGKPLDFTGRPDDRTSLRQMTDEMMSEIQKLTGQEYVPRYAPPRAHPDPTRDA
- a CDS encoding TIGR03960 family B12-binding radical SAM protein; translation: MSAPSLTPRAAATHSVWSQLEPLLPQVSKPIQYVGGELGAVTKDWDAAAVRWALMYPDAYEVGLPNQGVQILYEVLNELPDTLAERTYAVWPDLENLMRTHGVPQFTVDAHRSVRNFDVFGLSFSTELGYTNMLTAIDLAGIPLLAADRTDADPVIVAGGHAAFNPEPIADFIDAAVLGDGEEAVLEITAIVREWKAEGSPGGRDELLLRLARTESVYVPRFYDVDYLPDGRIQRVVPNRADVPFRVHKRTTMDLDAWPYPKKPLVPLAETVHERYAVEIFRGCTRGCRFCQAGMITRPVRERSITTVGQMVREGLEFSGFSEVGLLSLSSADHSEIGDMCSGLAQQYEGTNVSLSLPSTRVDAFNIDLAQELSRNGRRTGLTFAPEGGSERIRKVINKMVSKEDLIRTVVTAYSNGWRQVKLYFMCGLPTETDEDVLEIAEMAHEVIRAGRAATGSKDIRCTVSIGGFVPKPHTPFQWAAMERPEVIDHRLKILKQAINSDRSLGRAIGYRYHDGEPSLIEGLLSRGDRRVGSVIRRVWENGGRFDGWSEHFSYQRWVDAAAETLPAFGVDLDWYTTRQREELEVLPWDHLDSGLDKDWLWQDWQDSVSGFEQDDCRWTPCFDCGVCPSMDTEIQIGPTGKKLLPLTPVGGNGMKVPTGGA
- a CDS encoding carboxymuconolactone decarboxylase family protein; the encoded protein is MQRMNAAEVAPQGYQAVLGLEKYVRTNVDHTVLELVKLRASMINGCAFCVDMHSREALGAGESSRRLFAVAAWREAPFFDERERAALALTDAVTKLGEHGVPDDVWDTAAKVWSEKELADLILAIATINVWNRIAVTTRSEPPAQV
- the ileS gene encoding isoleucine--tRNA ligase, which gives rise to MAYPLHDPTAAGVPASPDLPAVERRVLEHWTADKTFEASVEARPAGTDGKNEYVFYDGPPFANGLPHYGHLFTGYVKDVVPRYQTMRGRHVERRFGWDCHGLPAEVVAEKQLGITSKAEIIDLGVARFNEACRTSVLEFTQDWERYINRQARWVDFTNDYKTLDLDYMESVMWAFKTLHDKGLIYEGFRVLAYCWRCETPLSNTETRMDDVYRDRHDPTLSVWFGLTADESAPELVRGPVKLGVWTTTPWTLPSNLALAVGPDIEYAVLERDGDRFVVGAARLGAYAKELDGYELLGTVYGRDLVGRRYTPLFDFLVEQAGDNAYQVLGAEFVTTEDGTGIVHLAPAFGEDDQNVCNAAGIPTIVTVDDHTRFTALVPPYQGEQVFDVNKPVIRELKERGVVLKQDTYTHSYPHCWRCDTPLVYKAVSSWFVAVTQFRDRMVELNQEINWTPGHIKDGSFGKWLANARDWSISRNRFWGSPIPVWKSDDPNYPRLDVYGSLADIERDFGVRLSDLHRPAVDDLVRPNPDDPSGQSMMRRVPEVLDCWFESGSMPFAQVHYPFENADWFEHHYPGDFIVEYIGQTRGWFYTMHVLATALFDRPAFRNCLSHGILLGSDGRKMSKSLRNYPDVYHVFDSYGSDAMRWMLMSSPVLRGGDMAVTETLIRDAVRQVLLPLWNVWYFFTLYANADGYRAKRKTDAEPTGGADAAGTLLDRYILAKTNELVSTVSAQMDAYDISGACATVRSYLDALTNWYVRRSRDRFWSGDVDAFDTLWTVLETLSRVVAPLAPLTAEEIWRGLTGERSVHLTDWPSAEEFPADHDLVAAMDNVRAVASAALSLRKAKGLRVRLPLASLTVASPAAEQLRPFADLVADEVNVKAVEFSAELSAYCEQVLTVVPRALGPRVGKQVQQVIKAVKAGDWELVDGAPVAAGVTLAEGEYELRLVAADAEHSAPLPGGEGVVVLDTEVTPELAAEGLARDVVRVVQQARRDADLDVSDRIVVSVSASEEVRAAVSAYVDFVSGEVLADSVDFAEGLDGFAGEVGEGEQITVTVRRS